The genome window CAGGTCGGCGGCGAAGGTGGTGAGGGTGTCGTCGCGCGCGCCCATCACCACGATGCGGTCGCCCGGGCGCGCGAGCGCCAGCAGACGTTCGCCGCAGGCGGCGCGGTCGGGCAGGTGCGCGGCGCGGCGGCCGCGTGCGGCGACGCCGTCGGCGATGTCGGCGCTGCCGACGCTCCGGTCGACGGTGCCGCCGAAGTAGACCGGGTCCGGCATCAGCAGTTCGTCCTCGGGCGCGAGTCCGGCGGCGAAGGCGTCGACGAAGCCCGCGCGCATCAGTCGCAGCGGGCCGAAGCCGTGCGGCTGGAACAGCACCAGCAGGCGGCCGGGGAACTCGTGCAGCGCCGCGAGGGTTGCGGCGATCTTGTCGGGATTGTGGGCGAAGTCGTCGATCACCGTGACGCCGCCGGCGCTGCCGACGGTTTCGAGGCGGCGGCGGATGCCGGCGAAGTCCGCAAGCGCGGCCGCCGCGTCGCCGAGGCCGACGCCGCACGCCCGCGCCGCGGCGAGGGCGGCGAGCGCGTTGGCGACGTTGTGCCGCCCCGGCACCCGCAACCGCACCGGCATCGCACCGCCGTCGGCGCGCACCGCGAAGCGCACGCCGTCGGCGAGCGGCCGGACGTCCGTCGCCGCGAGGTCGGCGGCGGGGTCGTGCAGGGAATAGGTGATCCGCCGCGCGGCCGGGGTTCCGGCGGCGAGCGCGGCGGTTTCGGCGTTGTCGAGGTT of uncultured Alphaproteobacteria bacterium contains these proteins:
- a CDS encoding UDP-N-acetylmuramate-alanine ligase gives rise to the protein MHGDRQYFFCGIGGSGMLPLALIVRQRGHAVAGSDRSLDQGLLADKFAFLRSRGIALFPQDGSGVSGAGTVFVTSTAVEDTIPDVAAARRAGATMLTRAELLASLFNAAPNSVGVAGTSGKSTTTGMVAWVLHRAGLRPTVVNGAVMRNFVSAETPFASALVGGDDPFVAEVDESDGSIAHYRPRVAVLNNVALDHKSLAELRTLFGDFVAKAEVAVLNLDNAETAALAAGTPAARRITYSLHDPAADLAATDVRPLADGVRFAVRADGGAMPVRLRVPGRHNVANALAALAAARACGVGLGDAAAALADFAGIRRRLETVGSAGGVTVIDDFAHNPDKIAATLAALHEFPGRLLVLFQPHGFGPLRLMRAGFVDAFAAGLAPEDELLMPDPVYFGGTVDRSVGSADIADGVAARGRRAAHLPDRAACGERLLALARPGDRIVVMGARDDTLTTFAADLLARVEQRVPAR